The following coding sequences are from one Panicum hallii strain FIL2 chromosome 5, PHallii_v3.1, whole genome shotgun sequence window:
- the LOC112892685 gene encoding uncharacterized protein LOC112892685: MKKEEWIQLVKYWCDPKNQEKSAKNKVNRSKVQLHQKTGSRSYIAYRYSLRPKYNNSDPDAVEFFGECMNSSKNGRTPLANEIYERMVAEKDREPEEGEAKKSPTKILSRPHLKKTKICCGRPKRK; this comes from the exons ATGAAGAAAGAGGAGTGGATCCAGCTCGTAAAGTACTGGTGTGACCCAAAGAATCAG GAGAAATCTGCGAAGAATAAAGTAAACCGATCCAAGGTGCAGCTTCACCAAAAAACTGGTTCTAGGTCCTACATAGCCTATCGATACAGCCTG AGGCCTAAGTACAACAACAGCGATCCAGATGCTGTAGAGTTCTTTGGGGAATGTATGAATAGTTCCAAAAATGGTCGCACTCCTCTTGCCAATGAAATATAT GAACGGATGGTGGCAGAGAAGGATAGAGAGCCAGAAGAAGGAGAAGCAAAAAAATCTCCCACCAAGATT CTCAGCAGGCCGCACTTGAAGAAAACCAAAATTTGCTGTGGCAGACCCAAGAGGAAGTGA